A stretch of the Streptomyces sp. WMMB303 genome encodes the following:
- a CDS encoding nitroreductase family protein — protein sequence MVRTSESSPASDPSRLPTVPLRPLDVPAPQAEERARSFHEVMARRRTVRDFDDRPVPDGVLEWAVRTAATAPSGAHVQPWRFVVLTDPERKRRLRAAAEEEERAFYGRRASDEWLEALAPLGTDEHKPFLETAPAVLVVFEVHKGPHTPRPYYTKESVGIAVGFLLASLHQAGLATLTHTPSPMRFLNEICDRPPEERGGYVIPVGYPAPGARVPDLERKQLDEVLVRL from the coding sequence ATGGTCCGTACCAGTGAGTCCAGCCCCGCTTCCGATCCGAGCCGGCTTCCCACGGTTCCGCTCCGGCCGCTGGACGTCCCCGCCCCGCAGGCGGAGGAGCGTGCCAGGTCCTTCCACGAGGTCATGGCGCGCCGCCGCACCGTCCGCGACTTCGACGACCGCCCGGTGCCCGACGGAGTCCTCGAGTGGGCGGTCCGCACCGCCGCCACCGCACCCAGTGGGGCACACGTCCAGCCCTGGCGGTTCGTCGTCCTCACCGACCCCGAGCGCAAGCGGCGGCTGCGCGCCGCCGCCGAGGAGGAGGAGCGCGCCTTCTACGGGCGCCGCGCCTCGGACGAATGGCTCGAGGCGCTCGCCCCGCTCGGAACCGACGAGCACAAGCCGTTCCTGGAGACCGCGCCCGCCGTCCTCGTCGTCTTCGAGGTGCACAAGGGACCGCACACCCCGCGCCCCTACTACACCAAGGAGTCGGTCGGTATCGCCGTCGGCTTCCTGCTCGCCTCCCTCCACCAGGCGGGGCTGGCCACGCTCACCCACACACCCAGCCCGATGCGCTTCCTCAACGAGATCTGCGACCGCCCGCCCGAGGAGCGCGGCGGCTACGTCATCCCCGTCGGCTATCCGGCCCCCGGCGCCCGGGTCCCGGACCTGGAGCGCAAGCAGTTGGACGAGGTGCTGGTGCGGTTGTGA
- a CDS encoding ABC-F family ATP-binding cassette domain-containing protein — MTTSAPSLSCSRLTFSWPDGTRLLTDFDLSVGPGRTGLIGLNGTGKSTLLRLLAGELRPDAGSVTVRGEVGYLPQNLTLDTSLRVDEALGVARTRAALHAIEAGDVSEEQFTAVGDDWDVEERARVTLDHLGLSHIGLDHTIGEMSGGESVLLRLAALLLARPDVLLLDEPTNNLDRTARRRLHEAVSSFRGVLVVVSHDRELLALVDRIADLRGGEVTWYGGDLEAYEAAVSAEQQAAERMVRAAETDVRRQRRELAEARMKLARRAQYGSRQAAAGSEPKILLGARKRQAQETAGRHRLLHEQRLDEARQQLEEASERVRDDSVIRVDLPSTAVPRGRRVLEMREVELRHGPRIDLDVHGPDRIALVGPNGAGKTTLLRTLAGQLPAAAGEVHTHVPLRYLPQRLTVLDDRLSVVENVAHSAPQATNQQIRARLARFLLRGKRADRAVGTLSGGERFRAALAAVLLADPAPQLLMLDEPTNNLDESSVRQLREALTAYEGALLIASHDLPFLRELSITRWLGLRDGTLLEAAPQELGLLPAGDD; from the coding sequence GTGACCACTTCCGCACCTTCCCTCAGCTGCTCCCGGCTGACCTTCTCCTGGCCGGACGGCACCCGGCTGCTGACCGATTTCGACCTGTCCGTCGGCCCCGGCCGCACCGGCCTGATCGGACTCAACGGCACCGGGAAGTCCACCTTGCTGCGGCTGCTGGCAGGCGAGCTGCGGCCGGACGCGGGAAGCGTCACGGTCCGGGGCGAGGTGGGCTATCTGCCGCAGAACCTCACCCTGGACACCTCCCTGCGGGTGGACGAGGCGCTGGGGGTCGCCCGCACCCGGGCCGCGCTGCACGCCATCGAGGCGGGAGACGTGAGCGAGGAGCAGTTCACCGCCGTCGGCGACGACTGGGACGTGGAGGAGCGTGCCCGCGTGACGCTGGACCATCTCGGCCTCAGTCACATCGGGCTCGACCACACCATCGGTGAGATGTCCGGCGGCGAGTCGGTACTGCTGCGGCTGGCCGCTCTGCTGCTGGCCCGGCCGGACGTACTGCTGCTGGACGAGCCGACCAACAACCTCGACCGGACGGCCCGCCGCCGGCTGCACGAGGCGGTCTCCTCGTTCCGGGGCGTGCTCGTCGTGGTCAGCCACGACCGCGAACTGCTGGCGCTGGTCGACCGGATCGCCGACCTGCGCGGCGGTGAGGTGACCTGGTACGGCGGCGATCTGGAGGCGTACGAGGCGGCGGTTTCCGCCGAACAACAGGCGGCCGAGCGGATGGTGCGCGCGGCCGAGACCGATGTGCGCCGCCAGCGGCGGGAGCTGGCCGAGGCGCGGATGAAGCTGGCCCGGCGGGCGCAGTACGGCAGCAGGCAGGCCGCTGCCGGGAGCGAACCGAAGATCCTGCTGGGCGCCCGCAAGCGTCAGGCGCAGGAGACGGCGGGAAGGCACCGCCTGCTGCACGAGCAGCGGCTGGACGAGGCGCGTCAGCAGTTGGAGGAGGCGTCCGAGCGGGTGCGGGACGACTCGGTGATCCGGGTCGACCTGCCCTCGACCGCGGTGCCGCGCGGACGGCGGGTCCTCGAGATGCGGGAGGTGGAGCTGCGGCACGGCCCCCGGATCGACCTCGATGTGCACGGGCCGGACCGGATCGCGCTCGTCGGCCCGAACGGTGCGGGCAAGACGACGCTGCTGCGGACCCTGGCCGGGCAGCTCCCGGCCGCCGCGGGTGAGGTGCACACGCATGTGCCGCTGCGCTATCTGCCGCAGCGGCTGACCGTGCTCGACGACCGGCTCTCCGTCGTGGAGAACGTCGCCCACTCGGCCCCGCAGGCCACCAACCAGCAGATCCGCGCCCGACTCGCCCGGTTCCTGCTGCGCGGCAAGCGGGCCGACCGTGCGGTGGGCACGCTCTCGGGCGGCGAGCGATTCCGGGCCGCGCTGGCCGCCGTCCTGCTGGCCGATCCGGCGCCCCAGTTGCTGATGCTGGACGAGCCGACCAACAACCTGGACGAGTCCAGCGTGCGGCAGTTGCGGGAGGCGCTGACGGCGTACGAGGGCGCCCTGCTGATCGCCAGCCACGATCTGCCGTTCCTGCGGGAGCTGAGTATCACCCGCTGGCTGGGGCTGCGGGACGGCACGCTGCTGGAGGCCGCTCCACAGGAACTCGGTCTCCTCCCCGCGGGGGACGACTGA